From the Planktothrix tepida PCC 9214 genome, one window contains:
- a CDS encoding ROK family protein, whose amino-acid sequence MNSEQSVQVIGIDLGGTAIKLGRFAADGTCYESLTVPTPQLATPEAVLATLVEAIAQIRENVNSIRAIGLGTPGPVDGTGKIAKVAINLAGWRDVPLGLRLEEKTGLPVILANDANCAGLGEAWLGAGRRFQNLILLTLGTGVGGAIILNGELFVGHQGAAGELGLISINFDGPVCNSGNRGSLEQYTSVQAIRRDTGLEPAELAEKALAGDENAIAYWQQYGKLLGIGLASLIYVLTPQAVILGGGISAGADLFLPSLKAELEQRVLLICREGLEILIAELGNQAGMIGAAKLAFQKFVKLENQIDS is encoded by the coding sequence GTGAATAGCGAACAGTCAGTACAAGTTATTGGAATTGATTTAGGGGGGACAGCGATTAAATTGGGACGTTTCGCCGCCGATGGGACTTGTTATGAATCCTTAACCGTTCCCACACCCCAACTCGCGACACCAGAAGCCGTTTTAGCAACATTGGTTGAGGCTATAGCACAAATTAGAGAAAATGTCAATAGTATTCGGGCGATTGGTTTAGGAACACCGGGCCCTGTGGATGGGACGGGAAAAATTGCCAAAGTGGCGATTAATTTAGCGGGATGGCGGGATGTTCCGTTAGGTTTGAGGTTAGAAGAAAAAACGGGTTTACCTGTAATTTTAGCCAATGATGCCAACTGTGCGGGGTTAGGAGAAGCGTGGTTAGGGGCGGGGCGACGGTTTCAAAATTTAATTTTATTAACATTAGGAACAGGTGTGGGTGGGGCGATTATTTTAAATGGGGAATTATTCGTCGGACATCAAGGAGCGGCGGGGGAGTTAGGATTAATTAGTATTAATTTTGATGGCCCGGTTTGTAATAGTGGAAATCGAGGTTCTTTAGAACAATATACTTCTGTACAAGCCATTCGTCGAGATACGGGATTAGAACCCGCAGAATTAGCAGAAAAAGCTTTAGCTGGGGATGAAAATGCGATCGCTTATTGGCAACAATACGGCAAATTATTAGGAATAGGATTAGCGAGTTTAATTTATGTCTTAACCCCACAAGCCGTTATTTTAGGCGGGGGAATTAGTGCGGGGGCAGATTTATTTTTACCTTCTTTAAAAGCGGAATTAGAACAACGGGTTTTATTGATTTGTAGAGAGGGGTTAGAAATATTAATTGCGGAATTAGGAAATCAGGCGGGAATGATAGGGGCAGCAAAATTAGCCTTTCAGAAGTTTGTTAAGCTTGAGAATCAAATTGATTCATAA
- a CDS encoding SagB/ThcOx family dehydrogenase, with the protein MSESQKSIAQHYHERTKYDPETLALKSQTLDWEKQPIPFKEYKIGKVFDLKPYLKSVEEATSSDPKTRLWQRLSHLLLHSYGLTAKLPTMGGVHYLRAAPSAGGLYPAEIYLISRGTAILAPGLYHYQPQTHALVQFWEDQVWHDLRDACFWHPVLENTHLALVTTAVFYRSFWRYQDRAYRRICLDTGHLLGNLELMAAMNDYRPHLIGGFADDTLNQLLYLDTEVEGATAVLALANLLEIDENLPRLRTALPSETQTDYPNLTDGELLAYLHQATKLKTDSSGSQGWKLLEIDGILEDKYNFPFCTKVATVTSSIDWGKNLSGLEKIMVKRRSTRAYNGSELMLNELLALLDFTYQPHHYIHQGLDGSPDYFDLSLIETFIAVSGVNGLEDGCYYYAPKAQELRQIRFKNFRRELYYLCLQQDLGRDAAAVLFHTADLKKAIANYGDRVYRYLHLDAGHLGQRLNLAAIYLRLGVSGIGGFFDDQVNEVLGIPTDEAVLYITTLGRPR; encoded by the coding sequence ATGTCAGAATCTCAAAAATCCATTGCCCAACACTACCATGAACGCACGAAATATGACCCAGAAACCCTCGCCTTAAAAAGCCAAACCTTGGACTGGGAAAAACAGCCCATTCCCTTTAAAGAGTATAAAATCGGTAAAGTCTTTGACCTCAAACCTTACTTGAAGAGTGTGGAGGAAGCCACCTCTAGTGACCCTAAAACCCGACTTTGGCAACGTTTATCCCATTTACTGCTGCATAGTTATGGTTTAACAGCAAAACTCCCGACCATGGGGGGTGTCCATTATCTTAGGGCTGCTCCCTCGGCGGGTGGGTTATATCCAGCCGAAATTTATTTAATTTCTAGGGGAACTGCAATTTTAGCTCCGGGTTTATATCATTATCAACCTCAAACCCATGCTTTAGTTCAATTTTGGGAAGATCAAGTTTGGCACGATTTACGCGACGCTTGTTTTTGGCATCCTGTATTAGAAAATACCCATTTAGCCCTGGTAACAACGGCGGTTTTTTATCGTTCTTTCTGGCGTTATCAAGATCGGGCTTATCGGCGGATTTGTTTAGATACGGGTCATTTATTAGGCAATCTTGAATTAATGGCAGCGATGAATGATTATCGACCCCATTTAATTGGAGGATTTGCGGATGATACTTTGAACCAATTGTTATATTTAGATACTGAAGTAGAAGGAGCAACCGCAGTTTTAGCATTGGCAAATCTCCTGGAAATTGACGAAAATTTACCCCGTTTAAGAACAGCTTTACCGTCGGAAACTCAAACAGATTACCCTAATCTTACCGATGGAGAACTATTAGCTTATTTGCATCAAGCGACTAAATTAAAAACGGATTCTTCTGGAAGTCAAGGTTGGAAACTGCTTGAGATAGATGGAATTTTAGAAGATAAATATAATTTTCCATTTTGTACCAAGGTAGCAACGGTAACGAGTTCTATTGATTGGGGGAAAAATTTATCCGGCTTAGAAAAAATAATGGTAAAACGACGATCTACACGGGCTTATAATGGATCGGAATTGATGTTAAATGAACTCTTAGCCCTTTTAGATTTTACCTATCAACCTCACCATTATATTCATCAAGGGTTAGATGGTTCTCCCGATTATTTTGATCTCAGTTTAATTGAAACATTTATTGCCGTTTCTGGAGTTAATGGTTTGGAGGATGGATGTTATTATTATGCTCCTAAAGCCCAAGAGTTAAGGCAAATTCGGTTTAAAAATTTTCGTCGGGAGTTGTACTATTTGTGTTTACAACAAGATTTGGGACGAGATGCAGCAGCCGTTTTATTTCATACGGCGGATTTGAAAAAAGCGATCGCGAACTACGGAGATCGAGTGTATCGTTATTTACATTTAGATGCAGGTCATCTGGGACAACGTTTAAACTTGGCTGCCATTTATTTACGTTTGGGTGTCAGTGGAATTGGTGGATTTTTCGATGATCAAGTTAATGAAGTTCTCGGTATTCCTACGGATGAAGCTGTGCTTTATATTACAACATTAGGAAGACCCAGGTAG
- a CDS encoding Fur family transcriptional regulator encodes MKPRRTRSQDRILTELKTLKRAVSAQELYLELRKTNQTMGLATVYRSLDALKREGLINVRTLTTGEAVYSCMQQDEHHLTCVECGRSIPLDECPVHHLETQLQQSHKFKIYYHTLEFFGLCDRCALTQQEV; translated from the coding sequence ATGAAACCTCGTCGCACCCGCAGTCAAGACCGAATTCTCACCGAACTCAAAACCCTAAAGCGCGCCGTTTCTGCTCAAGAGCTTTATTTAGAGTTGCGTAAAACAAACCAAACGATGGGGTTAGCAACGGTTTATCGATCTTTGGATGCGTTAAAACGGGAAGGGTTAATTAATGTCCGCACCTTAACTACAGGAGAGGCGGTTTACAGTTGTATGCAGCAAGATGAACATCATCTCACCTGTGTTGAGTGTGGACGTTCTATCCCCCTCGATGAATGTCCGGTTCACCACTTAGAAACTCAACTTCAACAATCCCACAAGTTTAAAATTTATTACCATACCCTAGAGTTTTTCGGACTTTGCGATCGCTGCGCTCTGACTCAGCAAGAAGTATAG
- a CDS encoding transposase family protein, translated as MLNSIIEQLKLVKDFRKNRGKRHELWVVLTIIILALLTGNVTYKQIDNFRKNEEHKLIKLLKVTAKKLPSYSTIRRVMIGINLIEIQLIFQSTVEKYYWQKEGVDWIAIDGKSWFF; from the coding sequence ATGTTAAACAGTATAATTGAACAACTGAAGTTAGTCAAGGATTTTCGGAAAAATCGGGGTAAAAGACATGAATTATGGGTAGTGTTGACTATCATTATTTTGGCCCTGCTAACTGGCAATGTGACTTATAAGCAAATAGATAATTTTAGAAAAAACGAAGAACATAAACTCATTAAATTATTAAAAGTTACCGCTAAAAAATTGCCATCTTATAGTACCATTAGACGAGTAATGATCGGGATAAATCTAATAGAGATTCAGTTAATTTTTCAGTCAACAGTTGAGAAATATTATTGGCAAAAAGAAGGCGTTGATTGGATTGCGATCGATGGAAAATCTTGGTTCTTCTAG
- a CDS encoding transposase, with protein sequence MPSNSLLYFITQIINFPGFKATNYHFITENELLIELENKQTNVTCPNCGKSRSKVHQSHRHRVRDIPVSSFDVFLNVNRRQFRCPNCQKVFSEELSFVKKRRTYTKRLAQKVVEEVLATDVVNTGKRNRMSPAEIETILKEMEAVSIDLWVPYKSVVEELMPNAQVVADRFHVMKQVNEELDYRRKTEKKQAEKIKNKTERERQISGIKESKYPLLKKKEDLNETEKSKLSVLKEVMPELMDMYDRKEKFRDIFESQITGDEAFWQLVEWTESSYKDFPKSCQTIKRWIAEILAYFDNRTTQGAVEGINQKIKLIKRRAYGLNNFANFRRRVLLNWHFSPNLS encoded by the coding sequence ATGCCATCTAACTCCCTACTTTATTTTATTACTCAAATCATTAACTTTCCCGGTTTTAAAGCAACAAATTATCATTTTATTACGGAGAATGAACTTCTGATTGAATTAGAAAATAAACAGACTAACGTGACTTGCCCTAATTGTGGGAAGAGCAGAAGTAAAGTACATCAATCACATCGACATAGAGTGCGAGATATTCCTGTGAGTAGTTTTGATGTCTTTCTGAATGTAAATCGCCGTCAATTTAGATGCCCTAACTGCCAGAAAGTATTTTCCGAAGAATTAAGTTTTGTGAAGAAAAGAAGAACATATACAAAAAGACTAGCCCAAAAAGTGGTTGAAGAAGTGTTAGCAACAGATGTGGTGAATACCGGAAAAAGAAATCGAATGAGTCCGGCAGAAATTGAAACGATATTAAAAGAAATGGAAGCGGTCAGTATAGACTTGTGGGTTCCCTATAAAAGTGTAGTGGAAGAACTGATGCCGAATGCACAAGTAGTTGCGGATAGATTTCACGTCATGAAACAAGTCAATGAAGAGTTAGACTATCGGAGAAAAACCGAGAAAAAACAGGCAGAAAAAATCAAAAATAAAACGGAAAGAGAACGTCAAATCTCAGGAATAAAAGAGAGTAAATATCCTTTGCTGAAAAAGAAAGAAGATTTGAACGAGACGGAAAAATCAAAATTGTCAGTTCTCAAAGAAGTCATGCCAGAATTAATGGATATGTATGATAGAAAAGAGAAATTTAGAGATATATTTGAAAGTCAAATAACGGGAGATGAGGCATTTTGGCAACTGGTAGAATGGACTGAATCATCTTATAAAGACTTCCCAAAAAGCTGCCAAACAATCAAAAGGTGGATTGCCGAAATTCTCGCCTATTTCGACAATCGAACTACCCAAGGAGCCGTCGAAGGAATCAATCAGAAAATTAAGTTAATTAAGAGAAGAGCGTATGGCTTAAATAATTTTGCTAACTTTAGAAGAAGAGTTCTCTTAAATTGGCATTTTTCTCCTAATTTATCATAG
- a CDS encoding single-stranded-DNA-specific exonuclease RecJ: MQPSPPESFNSPQLPNQRWYIFPQQPDLAQKLSDVMGIIPLVTQVLINRGIETPEQVEAFITPESQVLPSPLEEFKDLLKSVELLETAINQGDKIAICGDYDADGMTSTALLMRSLSLLGANVNYAIPSRMTEGYGINTRIVEEFHQEDVKIILTVDNGIAAYQPIVRAKELDLTVIITDHHDLPEKLPPADAILNPKLLPVFSPYRGLAGVGVAYILAICLAQKLGKINGLVNPLLELFTLGTIADLAPLNGVNRRWVKRGLKLLPYSQITGVQALIQVAGVSSGYQVKSEQQPENPIIPPASKTLKPDDIGFRLGPRINAIGRLADPQIVIELLTTENMGIALERAMQCEQINQKRQQLCEEIEQEAIAWVEEQQIDFKQERVLVVVQPQWHHGVIGIVASRLVERYGVPVFIGTYEQEENTTESPQMIRGSARGIFEFDVFKALEYSHDLLHKFGGHKAAGGFSLLAENLELFRLRLKEFAHQCLELEHLKPLIKIDAQANLSEINFNLYDQLDQLHPCGIENNAPTFWTQNVRIIQQRVVGKGHIKLTLTQDKFSHTQLTALPTINAMAWRWADYFPLPQCLDIAYHLKENSWNGQTNIELELVGARLPESPENDQPQLTKSAEFYYNNKQYYCSLSSIGETQELRIKNQKGEVLAIQKGQRFGLLGTSRQDAETVDVSQPVFYDLIQSAIKALG; encoded by the coding sequence GTGCAACCTTCTCCTCCAGAGTCTTTTAATTCTCCCCAACTTCCGAATCAACGGTGGTATATTTTTCCACAACAACCCGACCTCGCTCAAAAATTATCGGATGTAATGGGAATTATCCCTTTAGTCACTCAAGTCTTAATTAATCGAGGAATTGAAACCCCGGAACAGGTGGAAGCATTTATCACCCCAGAATCTCAAGTTTTACCCTCTCCTTTAGAAGAATTTAAGGATTTATTAAAAAGTGTAGAATTGTTAGAAACTGCTATTAATCAAGGAGATAAAATAGCGATTTGTGGCGATTATGATGCCGATGGAATGACGAGTACCGCTTTATTAATGCGATCGCTTTCTTTATTAGGAGCTAATGTTAATTATGCCATCCCTAGCCGCATGACAGAAGGCTATGGGATTAATACCCGAATTGTTGAAGAATTTCATCAGGAAGATGTTAAAATTATTCTTACTGTTGATAATGGAATTGCTGCCTATCAACCTATTGTTAGAGCTAAGGAATTAGACTTAACGGTGATTATTACGGATCACCATGATTTGCCAGAAAAATTACCCCCAGCCGATGCTATTCTTAATCCTAAATTATTACCTGTATTCTCTCCCTATCGAGGATTAGCAGGGGTGGGAGTGGCTTATATTTTAGCGATTTGTTTAGCTCAAAAATTAGGAAAAATTAACGGTTTAGTTAATCCTTTGTTGGAATTATTTACATTAGGAACGATTGCGGATTTAGCCCCCTTAAATGGCGTTAACCGACGGTGGGTAAAACGGGGTTTAAAGTTATTACCTTATTCTCAAATCACCGGAGTTCAAGCGTTAATTCAAGTGGCGGGAGTTTCTAGTGGATATCAAGTTAAATCAGAACAACAGCCCGAAAATCCTATCATTCCTCCGGCTTCTAAAACTCTAAAACCCGATGATATTGGCTTTCGGTTAGGGCCGAGAATTAATGCCATTGGACGGTTAGCTGATCCGCAAATTGTGATAGAATTATTAACAACTGAAAATATGGGAATTGCCTTAGAACGGGCAATGCAGTGTGAACAAATTAATCAAAAACGTCAACAGTTATGTGAAGAAATAGAACAAGAAGCGATCGCTTGGGTAGAAGAACAACAAATAGATTTTAAACAAGAACGGGTGTTAGTAGTAGTACAACCTCAATGGCATCATGGCGTGATTGGAATTGTTGCATCTCGCTTAGTTGAACGATATGGGGTTCCGGTGTTTATTGGAACCTATGAACAGGAAGAAAATACAACAGAATCTCCCCAAATGATTCGAGGTTCAGCTAGGGGAATTTTTGAATTTGATGTGTTTAAAGCCTTAGAATATTCTCACGATTTACTGCATAAATTTGGAGGACATAAAGCCGCTGGAGGATTTTCTTTATTAGCAGAAAATTTAGAACTATTTCGACTGCGGTTAAAGGAATTTGCCCATCAATGTTTAGAATTAGAACATCTCAAACCCTTAATTAAAATTGATGCTCAAGCGAATTTAAGTGAAATTAATTTTAATCTCTATGATCAACTTGATCAATTACATCCCTGTGGTATTGAAAATAACGCCCCGACCTTTTGGACTCAAAATGTTAGAATTATTCAACAACGAGTGGTCGGAAAAGGACATATTAAACTCACCTTAACCCAAGATAAATTTTCCCATACTCAACTCACAGCCTTACCTACAATTAATGCAATGGCGTGGCGTTGGGCGGACTATTTCCCCCTTCCCCAATGTTTGGATATTGCCTATCATTTAAAAGAAAATAGTTGGAATGGTCAAACCAATATTGAATTAGAATTAGTCGGAGCTAGATTACCAGAATCTCCCGAAAATGATCAACCTCAATTAACAAAAAGCGCAGAATTTTATTATAATAATAAACAATATTATTGCAGTTTATCTTCTATTGGTGAAACCCAAGAATTAAGAATTAAGAATCAGAAAGGGGAAGTATTAGCCATCCAAAAAGGTCAACGCTTTGGACTGTTAGGAACAAGTCGTCAAGATGCTGAAACCGTTGATGTTTCTCAACCTGTTTTTTACGATTTAATTCAATCGGCTATTAAAGCGTTAGGGTAA
- a CDS encoding DUF427 domain-containing protein, translating to MPKAVWNGAVLAETDQCVVVEGNQYFPPDSINRDYFQESNTHTICGWKGVASYYDIVVDGQVNKDAAWYYPETKSAAKNIEGYIGFWKGVKVEV from the coding sequence ATGCCGAAAGCCGTTTGGAATGGTGCAGTTTTGGCAGAAACTGACCAATGCGTTGTTGTTGAGGGGAATCAATATTTTCCCCCGGACTCCATCAATCGTGACTATTTCCAAGAAAGTAATACCCATACTATCTGTGGTTGGAAAGGGGTGGCGAGTTATTATGATATCGTTGTTGATGGTCAAGTGAATAAGGATGCCGCTTGGTATTATCCTGAAACAAAATCTGCTGCCAAAAATATTGAAGGTTATATTGGATTTTGGAAAGGGGTTAAGGTTGAGGTTTAA
- the recQ gene encoding DNA helicase RecQ, giving the protein MSGLISTPFAQPQSLEQSLKHFFGYDSFRPGQREIIEQALQRRDSLIIMPTGGGKSLCFQLPALLKPGLMIVVSPLIALMQDQVEALQDNGVGATFLNSTLTVAEGKNREAAILNGEIKLLYVAPERLLSEKFLLFLDLIEAQLGISAFAIDEAHCVSEWGHDFRPEYRQLKQLRKRYPKIPVLALTATATQRVRQDIIQQLELRNPYIHVASFNRPNLYYEVIPKKKQNFTQLLKIIQDVGGSGIIYCLSRKNVEDLAFRLQSHGISALPYHAGMEDTLRAENQTRFIRDDVQIMVATIAFGMGINKPDVRFVIHYNLPRTLESYYQESGRAGRDGESARCTLFFSYGDIKTIEYLIDQKPDPDEQRIARQQLRQMLDYAEASECRRTVQLSYFGEFFSENCAKCDNCRTQNPVEDWTIEAMKFLSCVARCHERFGMTYIIDVLRGSKSQKIIERHHDQLSTYGIGKDKTAEEWKNLGRSLLRQGLLDQTTDGYAILKLNSRSWEVMKRERKVEITVIKEQNLEKSTRSLAVEVEMLFEQLRQLRKKLADEQSIPPYMVFSDSTLRLMAQQRPQTLEELSEISGVGSYKLERYGKQFTEAISTYFQDQTGSNYKPKSSEVKRLTLEDLSDSLIMTLKLCQQGLSLNAIANERGLKTSTIADHLTQLIAANQDINLDQFVEPERQKKIIQAVEKVGDTSLKILYEHLGEQYNYEEIKLVREWWRQNPY; this is encoded by the coding sequence ATGTCAGGGCTAATTTCTACTCCCTTTGCCCAACCCCAATCCCTAGAACAGTCCCTTAAACATTTCTTTGGCTATGATTCTTTTCGACCCGGGCAGCGCGAAATTATTGAACAGGCACTACAAAGGCGAGATTCATTAATTATTATGCCCACCGGAGGGGGAAAATCTTTGTGTTTTCAACTTCCGGCTTTATTAAAACCTGGATTAATGATAGTCGTGTCTCCTTTAATTGCCTTAATGCAAGATCAAGTGGAGGCATTACAAGATAATGGAGTTGGGGCGACATTTCTCAATAGTACCTTAACGGTTGCGGAGGGAAAAAACCGTGAAGCTGCGATTTTAAATGGTGAAATTAAACTGCTTTATGTTGCACCCGAACGATTATTATCCGAAAAGTTTTTATTATTTTTAGATCTGATAGAAGCTCAATTAGGAATTTCAGCTTTTGCCATTGATGAAGCGCACTGTGTTTCGGAATGGGGGCATGATTTTCGCCCCGAATATCGCCAATTAAAACAACTGCGAAAGCGTTATCCTAAAATTCCCGTTTTAGCCTTAACGGCAACAGCAACTCAACGGGTTAGACAGGATATTATTCAACAGTTAGAGTTAAGAAATCCCTATATTCATGTTGCTAGTTTTAATCGTCCTAATTTATATTATGAAGTTATCCCTAAGAAAAAACAAAATTTTACCCAGTTATTAAAAATAATTCAGGATGTCGGAGGTTCAGGAATTATTTATTGTTTAAGCCGAAAAAATGTAGAAGATCTAGCGTTTAGGCTACAAAGTCATGGAATTTCAGCTTTACCCTACCATGCCGGAATGGAAGATACTTTACGCGCTGAAAATCAAACCCGATTTATTCGGGATGATGTGCAGATTATGGTAGCAACGATTGCCTTTGGTATGGGCATTAATAAACCCGATGTTCGCTTTGTGATTCATTATAATTTACCGCGAACCTTAGAAAGTTACTATCAAGAATCTGGACGGGCAGGACGAGATGGAGAATCAGCGAGATGTACGTTATTTTTTAGTTATGGTGATATTAAAACCATTGAATATTTAATTGATCAAAAACCCGACCCCGATGAGCAACGCATTGCCCGTCAACAGTTACGGCAAATGTTAGATTATGCTGAAGCATCGGAATGTCGGCGCACAGTTCAATTGAGTTATTTTGGTGAATTTTTCTCAGAAAATTGTGCAAAATGTGATAATTGCCGAACACAAAATCCCGTTGAAGATTGGACAATTGAAGCGATGAAATTTTTATCTTGTGTTGCCCGATGTCACGAAAGATTTGGGATGACTTATATTATTGATGTATTGAGAGGATCGAAAAGTCAAAAAATTATAGAGCGACATCATGATCAACTGTCTACCTATGGCATTGGAAAAGATAAAACAGCAGAAGAATGGAAGAATTTAGGGCGATCGCTTTTACGTCAAGGACTACTCGATCAAACCACCGATGGTTATGCAATTTTAAAGTTAAATTCCCGTAGTTGGGAAGTGATGAAACGGGAAAGAAAAGTTGAAATTACAGTCATTAAAGAACAAAATCTGGAAAAATCAACCCGATCTTTGGCGGTGGAAGTAGAAATGCTATTTGAACAGTTACGCCAACTCCGAAAAAAATTAGCCGATGAACAATCTATCCCTCCCTATATGGTTTTTTCCGATTCTACCTTAAGATTAATGGCCCAACAACGACCCCAAACTTTAGAAGAATTAAGTGAAATTTCTGGGGTCGGAAGTTATAAACTAGAACGGTATGGTAAACAATTTACTGAAGCCATTTCTACCTATTTTCAAGATCAAACGGGTTCAAATTATAAACCTAAATCATCAGAAGTTAAGCGTCTAACTCTGGAGGATTTATCTGATAGTTTAATCATGACTCTCAAGTTATGTCAACAGGGATTAAGTTTAAATGCGATCGCCAATGAACGAGGGTTAAAAACCAGCACCATTGCTGACCATTTAACCCAATTAATTGCAGCTAATCAGGATATAAATCTTGATCAATTCGTTGAACCAGAGCGTCAAAAGAAAATTATCCAAGCAGTAGAAAAAGTCGGAGATACCAGCTTAAAAATTCTTTACGAACATCTAGGAGAACAGTATAATTATGAAGAAATTAAATTAGTTCGAGAATGGTGGCGACAAAATCCTTATTAG
- a CDS encoding HAD-IB family phosphatase → MNSIIFCDFDGTITAEETFVGMLKEFAPEMAAEIMPLLYGREMTLREGVRKMLESIPSRCYPEIIEFSRTKKIRSGFVEFLDFLKTQGVPFVLVSGGVRVMVETVLGDLSSKIDQIYAVDLETSGAYFKVHSEFEADTELVAKVKVMESYPNTEPIAIGDSVTDLNMALAAPIVFARDRLAQYLDEYQKPYIHWNDFCDIQAYLSEHWNLS, encoded by the coding sequence ATGAATTCTATTATTTTTTGTGACTTTGACGGAACAATTACGGCAGAAGAAACTTTTGTAGGAATGTTAAAAGAATTTGCTCCAGAAATGGCGGCTGAAATTATGCCATTATTGTATGGTCGGGAAATGACCTTACGAGAAGGAGTTAGAAAAATGTTAGAGTCAATTCCTTCGCGTTGCTATCCTGAAATTATTGAATTTTCAAGAACAAAGAAAATACGCTCAGGGTTTGTGGAATTTTTAGATTTTCTCAAAACTCAAGGCGTTCCCTTTGTTTTAGTTTCAGGAGGTGTTCGGGTGATGGTAGAAACAGTTTTAGGAGATTTAAGTTCAAAAATTGATCAGATTTATGCTGTTGATTTAGAGACTTCAGGGGCGTATTTTAAAGTTCATTCTGAATTTGAAGCCGATACCGAATTAGTAGCTAAAGTCAAAGTGATGGAATCTTATCCTAATACTGAACCTATTGCAATTGGAGACTCCGTTACAGACTTAAATATGGCATTAGCTGCCCCTATTGTTTTTGCGCGTGATCGTTTGGCACAATATTTAGATGAATATCAAAAACCTTATATCCATTGGAATGACTTTTGTGATATTCAAGCGTATTTATCAGAACATTGGAATCTTTCCTAA
- a CDS encoding patatin-like phospholipase family protein codes for MSQFTRILSLDGGGLRAIMSAEVLKYVEQKLQDFTGNSDARIADYFDLIAGTSAGGILTALYLCPDAENPLRPRCSAQEVYDFFRYQSSQIFYPFFNDSLQTVGGLFNEKYSYQKFNQVMGDFFKDLKLSELLKPCLITSYEIERREAHFFTQHDAKLNPKDDYLIRDVLRATSAAPTFFEVAQIHALNQEVYTCIDGGVFANNPALCAYAEARHKFNQDSNLDNRYETGPTAKEMVILSLGTGEVKKKYPYAEAKDWGKLKWLDPLFDIIMTGVAETVDYQMKQIFDTTGKPERYLRINTVLTDRKTLPMDDPSEANLKAISQLGQQLTEQYRQPLDQWIQLLLV; via the coding sequence ATGTCACAATTTACTCGCATTCTTTCTCTTGATGGTGGGGGGCTACGAGCAATCATGTCCGCCGAAGTATTAAAGTATGTTGAACAGAAATTACAGGATTTTACTGGAAATTCCGATGCTAGAATTGCGGATTATTTTGATTTAATTGCGGGAACCAGTGCCGGAGGAATTTTAACTGCTCTTTATCTTTGTCCTGATGCTGAAAATCCCCTCAGACCTCGGTGTTCGGCCCAAGAAGTTTATGATTTTTTTCGATATCAATCCAGCCAAATATTTTATCCTTTTTTTAATGATTCTTTGCAAACAGTAGGAGGATTATTTAATGAAAAATACTCCTATCAAAAGTTTAATCAGGTGATGGGGGATTTTTTTAAAGATCTTAAATTGAGCGAACTGCTTAAACCTTGCTTGATTACTTCCTATGAAATAGAAAGACGAGAAGCCCACTTTTTTACCCAACATGATGCTAAATTAAACCCAAAAGATGATTATTTAATTCGAGATGTTCTCCGGGCTACCTCTGCCGCCCCAACGTTTTTTGAAGTCGCTCAAATTCACGCTCTCAACCAGGAGGTTTATACTTGTATTGATGGGGGAGTCTTTGCCAATAATCCGGCTCTCTGTGCCTACGCAGAAGCCCGTCATAAATTTAATCAAGACTCTAATCTTGATAATCGCTATGAAACAGGCCCAACGGCTAAAGAAATGGTGATTTTATCATTAGGAACAGGGGAGGTTAAAAAGAAATATCCTTATGCGGAAGCGAAAGATTGGGGGAAATTAAAATGGCTTGATCCTCTATTTGATATTATTATGACTGGGGTGGCAGAAACCGTTGACTATCAAATGAAACAAATCTTTGATACGACGGGTAAACCTGAACGTTATTTACGAATTAATACGGTTTTGACGGATCGCAAAACTTTACCGATGGATGATCCTTCCGAAGCCAATCTCAAGGCAATTAGTCAATTAGGGCAACAATTAACAGAACAATATCGTCAACCGTTAGATCAGTGGATTCAACTGCTTTTAGTCTAA